One segment of Triticum aestivum cultivar Chinese Spring chromosome 2A, IWGSC CS RefSeq v2.1, whole genome shotgun sequence DNA contains the following:
- the LOC543398 gene encoding ammonium transporter 1 member 1 encodes MSATCAADLGPLLGAAAANATDYLCNRFADTTSAVDSTYLLFSAYLVFAMQLGFAMLCAGSVRAKNTMNIMLTNVLDAAAGALFYYLFGFAFAFGTPSNGFIGKHFFGLKDMPQTGFDYSFFLFQWAFAIAAAGITSGSIAERTQFVAYLIYSAFLTGFVYPVVSHWIWSVDGWASAARTSGPLLFKSGVIDFAGSGVVHMVGGIAGFWGALIEGPRIGRFDHAGRSVALKGHSASLVVLGTFLLWFGWYGFNPGSFVTILKSYGPPGSINGQWSGVGRTAVTTTLAGSVAALTTLFGKRLQTGHWNVVDVCNGLLGGFAAITAGCSVVDPWAAVICGFVSAWVLIGLNALAGRLKYDDPLEAAQLHGGCGAWGIIFTALFAKKQYVEEIYGAGRPYGLFLGGGGRLLAAHIVQILVIAGFVSCTMGPLFLALKKLGLLRISAEDEMAGMDLTRHGGFAYVYHDDDEHDKSVGGFMLRSAQTRVEPAAAANSQV; translated from the coding sequence ATGTCGGCGACGTGCGCGGCGGACCTGGGGCCgctgctgggggcggcggcggcgaacgccaCGGACTACCTGTGCAACAGGTTCGCCGACACCACGTCCGCGGTGGACTCCACCTACCTGCTCTTCTCGGCCTACCTCGTCTTCGCCATGCAGCTCGGCTTCGCCATGCTCTGCGCCGGCTCCGTCCGGGCCAAGAACACCATGAACATCATGCTCACCAACgtgctcgacgccgccgccggcgcgcTCTTCTACTACCTCTTCGGCTTCGCCTTCGCCTTCGGGACGCCGTCGAACGGCTTCATCgggaagcacttcttcggcctcaAGGACATGCCGCAGACCGGCTTCGACTACAGCTTCTTCCTCTTCCAGTGGGccttcgccatcgccgccgccggcaTCACCTCCGGCTCCATCGCCGAGAGGACGCAGTTCGTCGCGTATCTCATCTACTCGGCCTTCCTTACGGGATTCGTCTACCCGGTCGTGTCCCACTGGATCTGGTCCGTCGACGGCTGGGCCTCCGCGGCCCGCACGTCCGGCCCGCTGCTCTTCAAGTCCGGCGTGATCGACTTCGCCGGCTCCGGCGTCGTGCACATGGTCGGCGGCATCGCCGGCTTCTGGGGCGCGCTCATCGAGGGCCCCCGCATCGGCCGGTTCGACCACGCCGGCCGCTCGGTGGCGCTCAAGGGCCACAGCGCGTCGCTCGTCGTGCTGGGGACCTTCCTGCTCTGGTTCGGCTGGTACGGGTTCAACCCGGGGTCCTTCGTCACCATCCTCAAGTCGTACGGCCCGCCCGGGAGCATCAACGGGCAGTGGTCGGGCGTGGGCCGCACCGCCGTGACGACGACGCTGGCGGGCAGCGTGGCGGCGCTCACGACGCTGTTCGGGAAGCGGCTCCAGACGGGGCACTGGAACGTGGTGGACGTCTGCAACGGCCTGCTCGGCGGGTTCGCGGCCATCACCGCCGGGTGCAGCGTGGTCGACCCGTGGGCCGCCGTCATCTGCGGCTTCGTCTCCGCCTGGGTGCTCATCGGGCTCAACGCGCTCGCCGGCCGCCTCAAGTACGACGACCCGCTGGAGGCGGCGCAGCTGCACGGCGGCTGCGGCGCGTGGGGGATCATCTTCACGGCGCTGTTCGCCAAGAAGCAGTACGTGGAGGAGATCTACGGCGCCGGCAGGCCGTACGGGCTGTtcctgggcggcggcgggcggctgctGGCGGCGCACATCGTGCAGATCCTCGTCATCGCCGGCTTCGTGAGCTGCACCATGGGCCCGCTCTTCTTGGCGCTCAAGAAGCTGGGCCTGCTCCGCATCTCGGCCGAGGACGAGATGGCCGGCATGGACCTGACCCGGCACGGTGGGTTCGCCTACGTCTACCACGACGACGACGAGCACGACAAGTCGGTCGGCGGCTTCATGCTCAGGTCGGCGCAGACCCGCGtcgagccggcggcggcggcgaacagcCAGGTCTAA